In Labilibaculum sp. DW002, one DNA window encodes the following:
- the xylE gene encoding D-xylose transporter XylE — MTQTQTQGSTLFIIGITLVATLGGLLFGYDTAVISGATEALKVFFVTPLESDSALALQVLGEYKIIISICFIVVSSLISSFMFRMYGKQKGIIYSSILILAGIVIWYTQFWVSVNELTENTLNSINGFTISSAIIGCVIGGSICGYVSQRLGRKRGLVLAAVLFTISAVGSAMPEIMNFFGASTISAFIFYRIVGGIGVGIASMLSPMYIAEIAPAKYRGTLVSANQFAIVFGMLVVYFVNYTISLNGDANWLNEIGWRYMFASETIPAFIFLVMLYFVPESPRYLIMKSREEEAESVLNKIVGTIKAPQLMADIKESLKEKNAPWLTFGGLIITIGVLLSVFQQFVGINVVLYYAAEIFRNLGSSTGDALYQTIIVGAINLIFTVLAIFTVDKFGRKPLMIIGGVGMGICMFALGAAFYYNQLGLVALFAMLGYVAFFAMSWGPVTWVLLSEIFPNSIRSAMSLAVAAQWIANMIVSWTFPMMNDNSWLTGMFNHGFSYWIYGAMGILSAIFVWKVVPETKGKTLEEMGRLWKK; from the coding sequence ATGACTCAAACCCAAACACAAGGCAGTACATTGTTTATAATAGGAATTACTTTAGTGGCTACACTAGGGGGATTGCTGTTTGGTTACGATACTGCTGTAATTAGTGGCGCTACTGAAGCCCTAAAAGTATTTTTTGTTACTCCATTAGAATCCGATAGTGCACTTGCATTGCAAGTTTTAGGAGAATACAAGATTATTATTTCAATTTGTTTTATAGTGGTTTCCTCACTGATTTCTAGCTTCATGTTTCGCATGTATGGAAAACAAAAGGGGATTATCTACAGTTCAATTCTAATTCTTGCAGGAATTGTAATTTGGTATACTCAATTTTGGGTATCCGTAAACGAACTTACCGAAAATACCTTAAATTCGATTAATGGATTCACAATTTCCAGTGCTATAATTGGCTGTGTAATTGGAGGTTCTATTTGTGGTTATGTAAGTCAGAGATTAGGAAGAAAAAGAGGATTGGTTTTAGCTGCAGTACTATTTACAATTTCAGCAGTCGGTTCTGCAATGCCCGAAATCATGAACTTTTTCGGAGCAAGTACCATTAGCGCATTTATCTTTTATCGTATTGTAGGTGGTATTGGAGTAGGTATTGCATCTATGCTTTCACCGATGTACATCGCCGAAATTGCACCCGCAAAATACCGTGGGACATTAGTTTCTGCTAATCAGTTTGCAATTGTATTTGGGATGTTGGTGGTTTATTTTGTGAATTACACCATTTCTTTAAATGGTGATGCTAATTGGTTGAATGAAATTGGATGGAGATATATGTTTGCATCTGAGACAATCCCTGCATTTATCTTTTTAGTCATGTTATATTTTGTTCCTGAATCGCCACGATATTTAATCATGAAATCTCGTGAAGAGGAAGCAGAAAGTGTATTGAATAAAATAGTAGGAACAATTAAAGCTCCTCAGCTAATGGCTGATATCAAGGAGTCATTAAAAGAAAAAAATGCTCCATGGTTAACTTTTGGAGGATTAATTATAACAATAGGAGTTCTATTGTCTGTTTTTCAGCAATTTGTTGGTATTAACGTCGTATTGTATTATGCCGCTGAGATTTTTAGAAACTTGGGGAGTAGTACAGGAGATGCTTTGTATCAGACAATAATTGTTGGAGCAATAAATTTAATATTTACCGTACTTGCCATTTTTACAGTAGACAAATTTGGTCGTAAGCCATTAATGATTATTGGTGGTGTAGGAATGGGAATCTGTATGTTTGCATTAGGTGCAGCCTTCTATTATAATCAATTAGGTTTGGTTGCCTTGTTTGCTATGTTAGGATACGTTGCTTTCTTTGCAATGTCATGGGGACCAGTTACTTGGGTGCTACTTTCGGAGATTTTTCCGAATTCAATTCGTAGTGCTATGTCCTTAGCGGTTGCTGCTCAGTGGATTGCAAATATGATTGTATCATGGACATTCCCAATGATGAATGATAACTCATGGCTAACAGGTATGTTTAATCATGGATTTTCATATTGGATTTATGGTGCGATGGGAATATTATCAGCAATATTCGTTTGGAAAGTAGTTCCTGAAACCAAAGGAAAAACTTTGGAAGAAATGGGACGCTTGTGGAAAAAATAA
- a CDS encoding NUDIX hydrolase, translating into MNLPIVDFLSSLSILEQELTYSIVCSHYQNKWVFVRHRERESWEMPAGHIEDGESALAAAKRELYEETGAIQFSLRCICDYSCVWKGEKKYGRIFFANILQLGKLPQSEIAEIKVFNDLPEKLTYPDIQNLVFEKVSMSLNKAIFTSK; encoded by the coding sequence ATGAATCTACCAATTGTTGATTTTTTAAGTTCGCTCAGCATTCTTGAGCAAGAGCTCACCTACTCCATTGTTTGTTCCCATTATCAAAACAAATGGGTATTTGTTCGACATCGAGAACGAGAATCCTGGGAAATGCCAGCTGGTCATATTGAAGATGGAGAATCGGCTCTTGCAGCTGCCAAAAGAGAATTGTACGAAGAAACAGGAGCAATACAATTCTCTTTACGTTGCATTTGCGATTATTCATGTGTTTGGAAGGGTGAAAAAAAGTATGGTCGGATTTTCTTCGCGAATATTCTGCAATTGGGTAAATTGCCACAATCGGAAATTGCAGAAATTAAGGTTTTTAATGATCTCCCTGAAAAATTGACCTATCCAGACATTCAGAATTTGGTATTTGAGAAGGTATCAATGTCTTTAAACAAAGCTATCTTTACATCTAAATAA
- the xylA gene encoding xylose isomerase, producing the protein MTIVKGDQEYFPGIGKIAYEGPESKNPLAYKWYDENRVVAGKTMKDHLRFAVAYWHTFCGDGGDPFGPGTQKFPWGTEANAIDAAKSKMDAAFEFITKLGVPFYCFHDTDVVGDGSVFEIEKRLTTMVDYAKQKQADSGVKLLWGTANAFSNPRYMNGASTNPDFNVVANAGTQVKNALDATIALGGTGYVFWGGREGYMSLFNTDMKQELDHMAQFLTMARDYGRKNGFEGTFLIEPKPMEPMKHQYDFDTATVMGFLNKYGLADDFKMNIEVNHATLAGHTFEHELQTAVDNNMLGSIDANKGDYQNGWDTDEFPTSIYETVAAMLPILENGGFTHGGINFDARIRRNSTDMEDIFISHIGGMDVFARALVIADRVRTESPYLKLKKDRYASFESGNGKAFANGDLSLEDLRKIAKDAGEPTATSGKQEMLEQLINWYI; encoded by the coding sequence ATGACTATTGTAAAAGGTGATCAAGAGTATTTTCCTGGAATCGGTAAGATTGCTTACGAAGGACCAGAATCAAAAAATCCATTAGCGTACAAATGGTACGATGAAAATCGTGTTGTTGCAGGTAAAACAATGAAAGATCACTTGCGTTTTGCAGTGGCTTACTGGCACACCTTCTGTGGAGATGGTGGAGATCCATTCGGACCTGGAACTCAGAAATTCCCATGGGGAACTGAGGCTAACGCAATTGATGCTGCAAAATCTAAAATGGATGCTGCCTTCGAATTTATTACAAAATTAGGCGTACCATTTTACTGTTTTCACGATACGGATGTTGTAGGAGACGGATCTGTTTTCGAGATTGAGAAGAGATTGACTACAATGGTTGACTATGCAAAGCAAAAGCAAGCAGATTCAGGCGTTAAGTTGTTGTGGGGTACTGCAAATGCATTCTCGAATCCTCGTTACATGAACGGAGCTTCAACAAATCCTGATTTTAATGTTGTTGCCAACGCTGGAACTCAGGTTAAAAATGCATTGGATGCTACTATCGCTTTGGGTGGTACTGGTTATGTATTCTGGGGAGGTCGTGAAGGTTATATGTCTCTTTTCAATACTGACATGAAACAAGAATTGGATCATATGGCACAATTCCTGACTATGGCTCGTGATTACGGTCGTAAGAATGGTTTTGAAGGAACTTTCCTTATTGAGCCTAAGCCAATGGAGCCAATGAAGCACCAATACGATTTCGATACAGCAACCGTAATGGGATTCTTGAACAAATATGGTTTGGCTGATGATTTCAAAATGAATATTGAAGTAAACCATGCTACTTTAGCTGGTCACACATTTGAGCACGAATTGCAAACAGCTGTTGATAACAACATGTTGGGAAGTATCGATGCAAACAAAGGTGATTACCAAAATGGATGGGATACGGATGAATTCCCAACAAGCATTTACGAGACTGTTGCTGCTATGTTGCCAATTTTAGAGAATGGTGGTTTCACTCACGGAGGTATCAATTTTGATGCGAGAATTCGTCGTAACTCAACTGATATGGAAGATATCTTTATCTCTCACATTGGTGGAATGGATGTATTTGCACGTGCTTTGGTAATTGCTGATAGAGTAAGAACAGAATCACCATACTTGAAATTGAAGAAAGATCGTTATGCTTCTTTCGAATCAGGAAATGGTAAAGCATTTGCTAATGGTGACCTTTCTTTAGAAGATCTTAGAAAGATTGCTAAAGATGCTGGCGAACCAACTGCAACAAGCGGAAAACAAGAAATGTTAGAGCAGTTAATCAACTGGTACATTTAA
- a CDS encoding SDR family oxidoreductase, whose protein sequence is MKILLTGANGYIGKRLLPILLDQGHVVVCSVRNKERFSPKEINHPNLQVYEADLLDYKSLSKLPTDIEVSYYLIHSMLHGTDGFEELESICAKNFVKFIDKTQNKQVIYLSGIANVEKLSKHLESRKQVEDILKQSRSYYTILRAGIIVGSGSASFEIIRDLVEKLAIMTTPNWLLTKCQPIAIRNVIDFLIGVLQHDDCLNKTFDIGGPEVLTYKEMLLQYAEVRKLKRWIYCLPIMTPRLSSYWLYFITSTSYNLAVNLVNSMKIEVICRPNDLASKLQIRLMPYKESIERATGKIKQQMVISSWKDALSSGILPNEKMKYVEPPTYGCFTDDKLFQIGQNTERIVDNIWALGGDRGWYYGDWLWKLRGLLDKLFGGVGLNRGRRHPTEIVMGDSLDFWRVLLADKENGRLLLYAEMVLPGEAWLEFTVKKEKGENYISQKAIFRPKGIMGRLYWIMSYPFHLFIFRGMAKGIISYNKNESQL, encoded by the coding sequence ATGAAAATACTACTAACCGGCGCTAACGGGTACATCGGAAAACGACTATTACCAATCCTTTTGGATCAGGGACACGTTGTAGTCTGCAGTGTTCGAAACAAAGAACGATTCTCTCCCAAAGAAATAAATCACCCCAATCTGCAAGTGTACGAAGCAGATTTACTCGATTACAAATCACTTTCCAAACTCCCTACCGACATAGAAGTTAGTTATTATCTAATTCACTCGATGTTGCACGGAACGGATGGATTTGAAGAATTGGAAAGTATCTGCGCAAAGAATTTCGTGAAGTTTATTGATAAAACTCAAAATAAACAAGTGATCTATTTGAGTGGGATTGCAAATGTTGAAAAATTATCGAAACATTTAGAATCGCGAAAGCAGGTAGAAGACATATTAAAACAAAGTAGAAGTTATTATACCATATTACGAGCGGGAATTATAGTCGGATCAGGTAGTGCATCCTTCGAAATAATAAGAGATTTAGTAGAGAAGTTGGCGATAATGACTACACCAAACTGGCTCTTAACGAAATGTCAACCCATTGCCATTCGCAATGTAATTGATTTTTTAATTGGTGTACTTCAGCACGACGATTGCTTGAATAAAACCTTTGACATTGGTGGACCTGAAGTTCTAACTTATAAGGAAATGTTATTGCAATACGCCGAAGTAAGAAAATTAAAACGCTGGATTTATTGTCTTCCCATAATGACACCACGTCTCTCATCATATTGGTTGTATTTCATTACATCTACTTCCTACAATCTTGCTGTTAACCTAGTAAACAGCATGAAAATTGAGGTTATTTGCCGACCAAACGATTTGGCTTCAAAACTCCAAATAAGATTGATGCCATACAAAGAGTCCATCGAAAGAGCTACTGGTAAAATTAAGCAACAAATGGTTATCTCCTCATGGAAAGATGCCTTAAGCAGCGGTATTCTTCCAAATGAAAAAATGAAATATGTTGAACCTCCAACCTATGGTTGCTTTACTGATGATAAACTGTTTCAGATTGGACAAAACACAGAAAGAATAGTAGATAATATTTGGGCATTGGGTGGAGACAGAGGCTGGTATTATGGAGATTGGCTTTGGAAATTGAGAGGATTACTAGACAAACTTTTTGGTGGTGTTGGCTTAAACAGAGGGCGAAGACATCCAACAGAAATCGTAATGGGCGATTCGCTGGATTTTTGGCGTGTATTACTAGCTGATAAGGAAAATGGAAGACTGTTGCTGTATGCTGAGATGGTATTACCGGGAGAGGCTTGGTTAGAGTTTACGGTCAAAAAAGAAAAAGGTGAAAATTACATTTCTCAAAAAGCAATCTTTCGCCCAAAAGGAATCATGGGAAGACTGTATTGGATTATGAGTTATCCGTTCCATCTATTTATATTTAGAGGAATGGCAAAAGGAATTATTAGTTACAATAAAAACGAATCACAATTATAA
- a CDS encoding xylulokinase: MYLLGLDIGSSSVKASLLDAKSSKCLATDFFPKKEMQITAHEIGWAEQEPQMWWDNLKQAIKSVMQTANVDKEMVKAIGISYQMHGLVCVDKDLQPVRSSIIWCDSRAVAIGDDAFNSIGKDKCLSHLLNSPGNFTASKLAWVKENEPETFAKIYKIMLPGDFVAMQLTGKTCTTVSGLSEGIFWDFKTNSVSEDILNTYGISKEMLPEIVDTFSNQGQVLPEIAEELGFSSSAVVSYRAGDQPNNALSLNVLKPGEVATTAGTSGVVYGVSDEVKFDPYSRVNSFAHVNHTEKDNRLGILLCINGTGIMNSWLNHNVAKGLSYAEMNEKAMEIPVGSDGITILPFGNGAERVLNNREVGAQISNLNLNRHTDAHIYRAAQEGIAFSFHYGMEVMKEIGVKPNVIRAGHANMFLSPLFRETLSTVSGATIELYDTDGSLGAARGAGYGAGVYSSLEEAFAGLEKISTIKPDESVREEMLEAYARWSKELKKNL; this comes from the coding sequence ATGTATTTACTAGGATTAGATATTGGAAGTTCATCCGTTAAGGCATCGTTATTAGATGCTAAGAGTAGCAAATGTTTAGCTACTGACTTTTTCCCAAAAAAGGAAATGCAGATTACTGCGCATGAAATTGGTTGGGCAGAACAAGAGCCACAAATGTGGTGGGATAATCTTAAGCAAGCAATTAAGAGTGTAATGCAAACGGCAAATGTGGATAAGGAAATGGTGAAAGCCATTGGTATATCCTATCAGATGCATGGATTGGTTTGTGTTGATAAAGATTTACAGCCTGTTCGTTCATCTATCATTTGGTGTGACAGTAGAGCTGTTGCTATTGGTGATGATGCTTTTAATAGTATTGGTAAAGACAAATGTCTTTCGCACTTATTGAATTCTCCAGGAAATTTTACAGCAAGTAAATTAGCTTGGGTAAAAGAAAATGAGCCTGAAACATTCGCAAAAATTTATAAAATAATGTTGCCTGGTGATTTTGTTGCCATGCAATTAACTGGAAAAACTTGTACTACTGTTTCTGGTTTGTCAGAAGGTATTTTCTGGGATTTTAAAACAAATTCAGTATCCGAAGATATTTTGAATACATATGGTATTTCGAAAGAGATGCTTCCTGAAATCGTTGATACATTCTCAAATCAAGGACAGGTTCTTCCTGAAATTGCTGAGGAATTAGGTTTTTCAAGTAGCGCAGTAGTTTCTTATCGCGCTGGCGATCAGCCAAACAATGCATTGTCTTTAAATGTATTGAAACCAGGAGAAGTTGCTACAACAGCAGGAACATCAGGAGTTGTTTACGGAGTAAGTGATGAGGTGAAATTTGATCCTTATTCAAGAGTGAATTCTTTTGCTCACGTAAATCATACCGAAAAAGATAATAGATTGGGAATTTTACTTTGCATTAATGGTACAGGAATCATGAATTCCTGGTTAAATCATAATGTTGCAAAAGGATTGTCATATGCCGAAATGAACGAAAAGGCAATGGAAATACCTGTAGGTTCCGATGGAATAACAATTTTACCATTCGGTAATGGCGCTGAGCGTGTGTTAAACAACCGTGAAGTAGGAGCACAAATTTCAAACTTGAACTTAAATCGCCATACTGATGCTCACATTTACAGGGCAGCACAAGAAGGTATTGCTTTTTCATTCCATTACGGAATGGAAGTAATGAAAGAAATTGGTGTGAAGCCAAATGTAATTCGTGCAGGCCATGCAAATATGTTTTTGAGTCCATTGTTCAGAGAGACCTTATCGACAGTATCGGGCGCAACTATTGAGTTGTACGATACAGATGGTTCTTTAGGAGCAGCTCGTGGAGCAGGTTATGGCGCAGGTGTTTATTCTTCATTGGAAGAAGCATTTGCTGGATTGGAAAAAATCAGCACCATCAAGCCTGACGAAAGTGTGAGAGAAGAGATGTTAGAAGCATATGCTCGTTGGAGTAAAGAATTGAAGAAGAATTTATAG
- a CDS encoding GntR family transcriptional regulator translates to MKAFQFTPDSNSPTPKFQQLIQAFQDAISQKILVPGDVLPSVNQMCKECSLSRDTVFKAYAELKKRNVIESVPNKGYFVAGEITRVFLFLDTFKAYKEVLYDSFRKSLPDNVAVDLHFHHYNIDVFKSQIRESVGKYSTYIVMNFDHPEVVEALQQIDPKKVLIIDWNVNANDQQSQIFQDFGGSVFDSLQSGVERIKKYDHFCLVYPDYTYHPYETVEFFLRFCKANGVKHSIVTDSDSIEVKKNTVYFSVSDRAMVKILDKARAKNLEFGTDIGLISYNETPMKKYIDKGITVISTDFEMMGKKVADFVNNSIRESYCVPTKLILRKSL, encoded by the coding sequence ATGAAAGCATTTCAATTTACACCAGATAGCAATTCTCCAACACCAAAATTCCAACAACTAATACAGGCATTTCAAGATGCTATTAGTCAGAAGATACTGGTTCCAGGAGATGTGTTACCATCTGTTAATCAGATGTGTAAGGAGTGCTCATTGTCGAGAGATACTGTTTTTAAAGCTTATGCAGAACTTAAAAAGCGAAATGTAATTGAGTCTGTTCCAAATAAGGGATATTTTGTAGCAGGAGAGATTACCAGAGTCTTTCTGTTTTTGGATACTTTTAAGGCTTATAAAGAAGTTCTTTACGATAGCTTTAGAAAAAGTTTGCCAGATAATGTTGCTGTAGATTTGCATTTTCATCATTACAATATCGATGTATTTAAAAGTCAGATAAGAGAAAGTGTCGGGAAATACAGTACTTATATTGTCATGAATTTTGACCATCCTGAAGTAGTAGAGGCTTTGCAACAGATTGATCCTAAGAAAGTATTAATCATTGACTGGAATGTTAACGCTAATGATCAACAATCGCAGATCTTTCAGGATTTTGGAGGGTCGGTATTTGATTCCCTTCAATCTGGTGTTGAGCGGATTAAAAAATACGATCATTTCTGTTTGGTGTATCCAGATTATACCTATCATCCATACGAAACTGTTGAGTTTTTTCTTCGATTTTGCAAAGCCAATGGGGTTAAGCATTCTATCGTAACGGATTCTGATTCCATAGAAGTGAAGAAGAATACTGTCTACTTCTCGGTTAGTGATCGGGCGATGGTTAAGATTTTAGACAAAGCAAGAGCTAAGAATTTAGAGTTTGGTACTGATATTGGTTTGATTTCTTACAATGAAACGCCAATGAAAAAATATATAGACAAAGGAATTACAGTTATTTCTACAGATTTTGAAATGATGGGTAAAAAAGTTGCTGATTTTGTAAATAACTCAATAAGAGAATCATACTGCGTTCCAACCAAGCTTATTTTAAGAAAATCATTATAG
- a CDS encoding GH92 family glycosyl hydrolase, which translates to MRLFAICWAMIALFGCSETQPKDSKKVTEYVNPFVGTDGPGNTYPGAVLPFGMVQLSPDNGLPGWDRIAGYFWPDSTIAGFSHTHLSGTGAGDMYDLLLMPTNSRFSDNLTPDDDFRAYSKFSHEREEATPGYYKVDLLSSGIVAELTTTKRVGFHRYTFPEDKKSQIILDLGFKMNWDNPYATEITIENDSTISGYRKSNGWARDQHVYFVAQFSKAFSKVDLFEGNLNLNQKKVNGPKTKMIANFNTKDKEQILVKVAMSSASVDGAKKNLQAELSDWNFDATVQKADQEWNELLSQIEVSGSEYQKEVFYTNLYHLYLTPSLLSDVDGMHKGADGKYHKAEGFDRYDTFSLWDTYRTAHPLYTILCPDKVEDFIKSFLAHYDETGLLPVWSLAGNETNMMIGYHAVPVVVDAYFKGIEMDAEKAFRACKESAMEKGREIDEYMKLGFVPTDAEGENWSVSKTLEYAYDDWCIAQFAKALNKEEDYQYFLKRGENWKNLYDPKSTFFRPKDEHGKFVTNFVAKEYTNYFCESNAWQYFWYVPQDIPEFIATVGKEKFTAKLDSMFTYYPEASDDLPIFSTGMIGQYAHGNEPSHHVAYLYNHIGQPEKTQEMVRRIVTSQYTNKPDGYCGNEDCGQMSAWLVMSSLGMYPTNPANGIYDLTSPSLENGVIYLKNGKTFTVSTENQGTENHYIQKMYLNGKEHKQLTITHQQIMDGGELKFVLGANK; encoded by the coding sequence ATGAGATTATTCGCCATTTGTTGGGCAATGATTGCTCTTTTCGGGTGCTCTGAAACGCAGCCTAAAGACAGTAAAAAAGTAACAGAATACGTTAACCCTTTTGTAGGAACAGACGGTCCTGGAAATACCTATCCTGGTGCAGTTTTGCCATTTGGAATGGTACAGTTGAGTCCCGATAATGGTTTGCCAGGATGGGATCGTATAGCTGGCTATTTTTGGCCCGATTCTACCATTGCAGGATTTAGTCACACACATTTAAGTGGAACCGGAGCGGGAGATATGTACGATCTGTTGCTAATGCCTACTAATAGTCGTTTTTCAGATAATCTTACGCCAGATGACGATTTTCGTGCATATTCTAAATTTTCTCACGAAAGAGAAGAAGCCACACCTGGATATTACAAGGTGGATTTGTTGAGTTCGGGCATTGTTGCCGAATTAACCACAACAAAGCGTGTTGGTTTTCATCGCTATACTTTTCCTGAAGATAAAAAGTCACAGATCATTTTGGATTTAGGTTTCAAAATGAATTGGGATAATCCGTATGCAACAGAAATTACAATCGAAAATGATTCAACCATTTCTGGATATCGAAAATCAAATGGATGGGCGAGAGATCAGCATGTATATTTTGTAGCTCAGTTTTCAAAAGCATTTAGCAAAGTAGATTTATTCGAAGGCAATTTGAATTTGAATCAGAAGAAAGTGAATGGTCCTAAAACAAAAATGATCGCTAATTTTAATACGAAGGATAAGGAACAAATTTTAGTAAAAGTAGCAATGTCTTCCGCTTCGGTTGATGGAGCAAAGAAGAACTTGCAGGCCGAACTTTCTGATTGGAATTTTGATGCTACAGTGCAAAAAGCGGATCAAGAATGGAATGAATTGCTTTCACAGATTGAAGTAAGTGGATCGGAATATCAGAAAGAAGTATTCTACACCAATTTGTATCACCTGTATCTTACGCCATCTTTGTTAAGCGATGTGGATGGAATGCACAAAGGAGCAGATGGGAAATATCACAAAGCCGAAGGATTTGATCGTTACGATACATTTTCTTTGTGGGATACTTACCGCACAGCTCACCCATTGTATACGATTCTTTGTCCCGATAAAGTAGAAGATTTTATCAAATCATTTTTAGCCCATTACGATGAAACAGGCTTGTTGCCAGTTTGGTCTTTGGCTGGAAATGAAACCAATATGATGATTGGTTACCACGCTGTTCCTGTTGTTGTAGATGCTTATTTTAAAGGAATTGAAATGGATGCTGAGAAAGCATTTCGTGCGTGTAAGGAATCTGCAATGGAAAAAGGCAGAGAAATCGATGAGTACATGAAATTAGGTTTTGTACCTACCGATGCTGAAGGAGAAAATTGGTCGGTATCTAAAACATTGGAATATGCTTACGATGATTGGTGTATTGCGCAATTTGCAAAAGCATTAAACAAAGAAGAGGATTACCAATATTTTTTAAAGCGAGGAGAGAATTGGAAGAATTTATACGATCCAAAATCTACTTTCTTCCGTCCGAAAGACGAACATGGGAAATTTGTCACAAATTTTGTTGCGAAAGAGTATACTAACTACTTCTGTGAAAGTAATGCTTGGCAATATTTTTGGTATGTTCCACAAGATATTCCTGAGTTTATTGCAACTGTTGGGAAAGAGAAATTTACAGCCAAGCTGGATTCAATGTTCACTTATTACCCAGAGGCAAGTGATGATCTTCCAATTTTTAGTACAGGTATGATTGGTCAGTATGCTCACGGAAATGAGCCAAGTCATCATGTGGCGTACCTTTACAATCATATCGGGCAACCAGAAAAAACACAAGAAATGGTTCGAAGAATTGTGACTTCTCAGTACACAAACAAACCTGATGGATACTGTGGTAACGAAGATTGTGGACAAATGTCAGCATGGTTGGTGATGTCTTCTTTGGGTATGTATCCAACGAATCCCGCTAATGGCATTTATGACCTTACTTCACCATCTCTTGAAAATGGGGTAATTTACTTGAAAAATGGAAAGACTTTTACGGTATCAACCGAAAATCAAGGGACTGAAAATCATTACATTCAAAAGATGTATTTGAATGGTAAGGAGCACAAACAGCTAACAATTACACACCAACAAATTATGGATGGTGGAGAATTGAAGTTTGTTTTGGGAGCTAATAAGTAA
- a CDS encoding VOC family protein has product MKKRVTGIGGIFFKSENPKATREWYNKHLGIQCPDEYGGMFEWQKTSKPEETAYTIWSPFEEKTEYFQPSKKDFMFNYRVENLVELLKVLKEEGVEIVGEMQEFEYGKFGWILDPEGNKVELWEPIEGPFSEMYKGKSTSE; this is encoded by the coding sequence ATGAAGAAAAGAGTAACGGGAATTGGCGGTATATTTTTCAAAAGTGAAAACCCTAAAGCAACAAGAGAATGGTATAACAAACACTTAGGAATTCAGTGTCCTGATGAATATGGTGGAATGTTTGAGTGGCAAAAAACAAGTAAACCTGAAGAAACAGCTTATACAATTTGGAGTCCGTTCGAAGAAAAAACAGAATATTTTCAGCCATCGAAAAAGGATTTCATGTTCAATTACCGAGTGGAAAACCTTGTTGAACTTTTAAAAGTACTAAAGGAAGAAGGTGTGGAAATTGTTGGCGAAATGCAAGAGTTTGAATACGGTAAGTTTGGATGGATTCTTGATCCTGAAGGTAATAAAGTAGAACTTTGGGAGCCTATTGAAGGACCATTTAGCGAAATGTATAAAGGCAAATCCACCTCTGAATAA